A single Pseudomonas sp. DC1.2 DNA region contains:
- the flgM gene encoding flagellar biosynthesis anti-sigma factor FlgM translates to MVIDFSRLNSSSSLTGSTRTSANKETADAGKSAPLNTPAEQASTVKSGESVHLSNEAQQLQKVTDKLRDQPAVDNARVAELKAAIADGSYKVDSNRVASKLLNFEAQR, encoded by the coding sequence ATGGTCATCGATTTCAGCCGTTTGAACAGCTCCTCGTCACTTACGGGCAGTACACGTACCAGCGCCAACAAGGAAACCGCCGACGCCGGCAAATCCGCGCCGCTGAATACCCCGGCCGAACAGGCCAGTACCGTAAAAAGCGGGGAATCGGTACACCTCAGCAATGAGGCTCAACAGTTGCAGAAGGTCACTGACAAGCTGCGCGATCAACCTGCCGTAGACAACGCCCGTGTGGCCGAGTTGAAAGCCGCGATTGCCGATGGCAGCTATAAAGTCGACAGCAACCGTGTAGCCAGCAAACTGCTCAACTTCGAAGCCCAGCGCTAG
- a CDS encoding flagellar protein FlgN, with translation MHDTNLLQLITDDFAPAQHLLELLQTESLALHGRDMPLLEEILAQKQALIILLEQHGRKRSEILASLKLPIDRNGLEQLASHSSIGDQLLEQSDVLTDLLAQCQAANVKNGQSIQIQQAATANQLKILTGGEPPALYDARGSTSKMAKPRPLSQA, from the coding sequence ATGCACGACACTAATCTACTGCAACTGATCACCGACGATTTTGCTCCAGCGCAACATTTGCTGGAGTTACTGCAAACCGAATCACTGGCTTTGCACGGTCGCGACATGCCACTGCTCGAAGAAATTCTGGCGCAGAAACAGGCACTGATCATTCTGCTCGAACAGCATGGCCGCAAGCGCAGCGAAATCCTCGCCAGCCTGAAATTACCAATCGATCGCAATGGCCTTGAGCAACTCGCCAGCCATTCGAGCATTGGCGATCAACTACTTGAGCAAAGCGATGTGCTCACCGATCTTCTGGCTCAATGCCAGGCGGCCAATGTCAAAAATGGCCAGTCGATCCAGATACAACAGGCCGCCACGGCCAATCAGCTAAAAATCCTCACCGGCGGGGAACCGCCTGCACTCTATGACGCCCGCGGCTCCACCTCCAAGATGGCTAAGCCACGCCCGCTCAGCCAGGCTTGA